The following DNA comes from Anaerostipes rhamnosivorans.
TTTTTCCAGTAGTCGGAAACCTCTTCTTTAAATATTTTCTTTCCCTCTTCACTGAGATAAAAGGGGTCAAACTCACGTGTGCTGATCGTATCAAGCTCACGGTCTAATATAGAACAGGAGCTGTCCGCACATAGGATGCCTGCACGCGGTTTGAATGCGGCACCGCCCACCAGCAGTTCATTGTCAAGAATATAAATATTTTTCTTAAGGCACTGATTCCTAAATCCAACAGCTTTCTGAATGATCCAAGGCTGTCCCTCTGACTCCTTAAAACCTTCTGTCAAATATTTTGCATTATATACGTCCATATCTACACGTGTTTCAAAATAACGTTTTCTTAAAGCTTCAATCCTGTTTAAATATGCTTTTGCCATTTTTACTTACCTCCTAATAAAATTTATCTGTTTTCTCCGATTTTTCTTTACACTCAGTTAAAGAGCAAAACCTGTGCCAATCTTAGAATTTTAGTATATTTTTTTGAAGATAAATTAGAGAAGGCCGTAAAATGGGATGTTTCCTTACTTTTTGACCAGTCTATTTATCAGACATTTTTATAGATCTCCACGAATAGTCAATTTTAAATAATAAAAGTGCAAAATTTTCAGTTGTTTATTTGCAGTTACCGCAATAGTTTTTGCATCTAAGTCAATACTCTGAATATTCTCTGCCCGTGATCCTCATCAGTTCGTTCTGGATCGTTATGGTGTGCTCATGTTCAGGGCCAAACAGCTTCAGGCAGACCTCCGCCGAAGCAGTCAGTGCCTGAACGGCGTTGGTCCTCTCTCCTATATGCATATAGGCCCAGTACATATTCTGGTAAGAACTGATGCAGTCTGCATTCGGGCCAAAACAGGTTAAGGTATAGTCAGCCGCTTTTTTATAGACCTCAATTGCCCGGGAATACTCGCCCAGCCCACACAAAAATCCTCCCAGGCTGTTCAGTGATGCTCCATAGTATGCATTTTTTATGCCACAGTATCGCTCAAAATTCTGCAGCGCCTGGTCCATACACTGTATAGCTTTTAAAGTGCTCCCTGCTTTGTGGTAAAGGGCTGTCAGGTTGCTGTAGATCACCACGGACTCCTGCTTGTGGTCTTCTGTGTCTTTGACCAGATCAAGGGCCAGTCTCAAATGGCTGACAGCAGGCTCCGTCTTTCCTGTCTCCTGATAGGCCAGCGAGAGATTCTTATGAACATTGGCACAGGCATAACTGCCTTCTTCCCCAGCCTCCCGGTAGATTCGGACCGCATCCTGAAATAACCGTATTGCCTCATCGTGCCGTCCGGCAAGCCGGTAGGTTCCTGCCATGTTATTGACCAAGGCCGCATATTCCGTGCAAGTTGTGCCCAGACTGAACACAATCTCGTCCTGCGCTTTACGGAAAGCTTCTATAGAATGGTGGTATCTGCCGGTCTGCCGGTAAAAAGATCCCTGTTCATTATATACTGTCACAAGCATTCCCCTGTTTCTTTTGCTTTCCAAGAGGCATTCCTCATAATCCATCAAAAATTTCTCAATCCCCTGCACATCTCCTGTCCGATAGGACTGGTTAAGGGACTCATAGAAATTATGTAACATGCCGCTGTCCGTTTTTGATTCCTTCATAATATTATCCGCCTTTATATTTTTCGTATTATCTAATTTCACTCTATCGGTTTCTGGTAGAAATATCCCCGTACCTGTTCTGTCCGGATTGCATTCACAAAGGCCTCCCGGTCCACCTTCCTTACGGCATTCATGATCTGTTTTGTCTCTCCCCTCGATACGATGGAGTACACAACATTCCGCTCCTTTTGTTCATAGGAACCCGTCCCGCTTAAAACGGTTGCCCCGTGACAACTCACATCATAAATAGCCTGGCTGACTTTATACGGTTCCTTTGTCACTATAAAAAGCGTCTGCTGCTGATATTTGTGATACAAAGCCTGTATGATCTGGGTGAAAGCATATTGGAATATGATTGAATAAAGAGCTTTATCCCAGCCGAACAGCAGCCCGGCCGCCGCCAGGATGATAATATTAAATCCCAAAAGAATATTCCATGCATCCATTCCTCTCTTAACTGACAAGTAGATGGAAATAAAATCAGTTCCTCCCGCCGTTGCGTCCACCCACAGACACAGCACACTGGCAAATCCTCCGATCAATCCCCCAAAAATGCTGATGAGCAGGATATCGTAGGTAACCACGTAGGACGGTATCATATCCGTAATGACAGATGCCAGCACAATAGTATAACAGGAGTAAGCTGTAAATCGTTTTCCCAGGAAACGGAATCCTATGTACACAGGTACAGCGTTTAATAAAATATTGACCGGCATATAACCGATACTCACATCAAAATACTGTGCAGCCACCCTCTGGATTAGCAGCGTGACTCCGCCCACACCGCCCGGATACAAATGTCCTGTATTAATAAAGGTTTTCGTATCAACAGCTGTCAGGACAGCTGAAAGTGTAAGTGCCAGTATTTTGATTGCCTCTCTGTTTAGGTCTATTTTCAGATACTTGCTCTTCTCAGATCTTTCTTTCACTTTAATTTCCCCAATTTTTAAATCATTTACAGCATAGAAAACGGCCGGTGTAACCACCAACCGCTCTCCATTTATATATTAAGATTTTATTATTTTTCTGTGGTGCCGATTCCCAGAACCTCTTTCATATACTTGATACTCTTTCGCATTGCTGTGATCTCTTCTTTCCGTCCGTCCTCCAGAGTATAACCTGACAATGGGAGTTCGATCTCCAGATCAATGGTGTCCAGTTCTTCCGGTGCTTTTTCCCGGAGAATCTTCATGATCTCAACCACGTCAATGTCTCCGTCTCCGATGGCACATCCCAGGGAATGGGTTCCGTCCGGGTCAGCAAATACGCGGTTATCGCAGAAATGCACACAGTAACAATATGGAGCCATCTTATCCACACACTCTTTCACACCCTCAGACATTACCAATGAATTGATCGTATCACAGCAGGCACCGATCAGTGGATGGTTCAACTGCTCCACAATCCAGATGACTTCGTCGGAAAACAGATCACAGTGGTTTTCAATGGCAATCTTCATGCCGTATTTCTCGATAGTTGGGATATTCTTTTTAAAGTTATTCACGATCTCAGCCATCTGAGTCATAGCCTCCGGACACATGCAGGAATGGGAAATCGGGTGCGGATGCTCTACGTCAGTGCTGAATTTGACCAGCGTGGCTCCGATGGAATGTCCTATTTCCAGCGCTTCTTCAATGGTTGCGTTGACTCTCGGATCAGATGGTGCATTAAACGATACATTCAGTTCTAAATCCAGGCCGTGTTTCTTGGCATTTTCTTTTACCGCTTCCAGATGTTCCGGTGAAGTGTCCTTGTCCAGATCCACCAAAGTAATATGTAAAACTTCAAGTCCTTCCTCCACCGCCAGATCCATGAATTTATCCAGATCAATCACCTTTTCAAAGGCATAAGTCTTCCCCTCACTCTGAAATCCCCAGCTCTCTCCCAGTCCACTGAGATGAAGCGTGTAGCTGTGCATGCCGAGTTTAAACTTTCTGTCCGCCGCTTTTTTCGTCATTTTTTTCATTCCTAAATGCTCCTTTCGTGAATATCATTATAATGTTCCTATTTATTCAGTTCCCTGTTGACTCTCTGCGGGACTGTCATCTACCACCAGGCCCAGCCCTTTCATTTTTGTCGTAAGTGTTTTTGTCGGCGGTTCGACCTCATCACAGCACGGTATATCTTTCATCCTGTGGCTCTTGGAATTCAGCAGCGGCTTACATAGCTTAAATATCATAAAGCACAGCCATATGGTCGGTATGGTCATCAGCAGGCCGCCTACATTCAACAGGCCTTTTACCGCATCCATTCCGCCCGACACCACCAGCAGATAAGCAACTGCGGATACCGCAATGCCGATAATGATCTTTAACAGCTTCGGCGGTTCTGAATCAATTTCCTGTCCATGTACACACAGTGTTGATAACGCTGAAGTATTCGGATCTGCTAGTGTAATAAATGACATACAGACTGTGATAAGGAAGAAGAACTGTACGATCTTGCCTCCCGGCATTGCCCCAAGCACCTGATACAGCGCCGTCTGCATTCCCAGTTCCTGAACCTTGCCCCAGACATCCACGATACCGCTGGTCTGCATATTCATAATCGTACCTGCGAAGATCGCGATAAATAAACAGCAGAACAAGGATGGTACAAGAATCTCAACTAAGATAAATTCGCGGACCGTATGTCCTTTTCCCATACGTGCAAGGAACATACCGATCACAGGAGCATAGATGAAAAATGAATTCCAGTAAGTAATACTCCATTTGTTTGCCCATTGATCCGATGGGACCAGCGTGTTGTTAAACGTGATCTTGGACCAGAAGTTATTTAATATATCTCCCATGGACTCCGTCCCTATCTTGCCGATAAACTGTGCATCACCTGCGACCAGCACATAGATCATAAGACCGATAAATGCCACCATGCAGGCACTTGACACATAGGTCAATCCTTTGTTGATTCCGGTAAGGCAGGAAAAAATGAAAAATCCCGCTACCATAATCGTAATGGCCAGATACAAAACAGGAGTCTGCTTGATGCCAAATACCGCATTGATGCCTCCGGAGATCTGCATCAATCCTGCTCCCATGGAATTTGACAATCCGCTGGCTACAGCATAACCACAGAGGATATGAAGCAGTGTGGTCAGCCATCTCTTATTTTTCTTAAATGTTGCCTCCACTACCGGTGAAAACGATAATGCTTTTTGATAATTAAATGTGAGCAGTGCAAAAGCTACCGCAGGAAGTGCATAAATAAAGTACTGCACAAATGACCAGTCAAACATAGCCTGACTGACTGCAAATATGGCCGCTCCTCTGCTCTGTGCCGTAACTCCTGCTGCGATCGGCGGTTCCATAAAGTGGAAGATCGGTTCACCCATTGCCCAAAACAGCAAGCCGCATCCAATACCTCCGCAGATAGAGATGGAATACCACTGCCATCTTGTAAAGTCAGGCTTTGCGTCCTTTCCTCCGATCACAACATCACCATACTTAAAGATCACAAATACAATCCCCAGGACTACGATGACGACTGCCAAAAGATTGATCCACCAACCGAAATTATCTCCAACCAAATATATCATATTTGACATAACGGCTCCGAACTGTTTTGTAAAAAACACGCCTAAAATGATCTCGATCAGTAATAGTGCCCCTAAAACGATTAAAACCTCTTTATAAATCTTGCCTTTTTGTTTATCTGTCTCCATATAAACCTCCCACTGTTATATAAAAGCTTCCCTTCGTGGTGAGTGGTTATTTCCCTCCGTATACATTAACTGCTGCGTCGTTCCAGCTGTTTTTCCGGACAGAGTCTGATGGAAAAACTCTCCCGGTATGCTTTCGGAGTCATTCCTGTGATGCTTCGGAAAGCTCTTGTAAACGTTGAATTACTGCCATATCCAACCATGACCGCAATATTTGTCACGTTGAATTCCGTATTCTTAAGTAACTCTTTGGCCTTATCAATCCTGATCCGGCGCAGATAATTTCCCGGAGATACACCGGTCTGTTGCTTAAACCAATCATTATAATATGTTACACTATATCGCTCGATCTCCGCCAGTTCATTTACTGTGATAGACAGATCATAATGTTCACTTATGTATTGGATAGAGGGTGGTGCATGATTCTCCATCAGCTTGCTGTAAAGAAAATCATAAAGAAAGTGCACCGATTTACTCTGGGGATTCTGTCTGATCTCTGTCTGGATCAGTTCCACCAGCTGCAGGATCTGACCCTGCATCGGTACAATGACTGGATTGGTCAAGAATAACATATCCTTGTTATTAGATGAATCTTCCATGTTGAGAACCAGCATTTTTCCACAAAAATTACACTCATGCTTCATTCCCTCTGGAATAAAACACAGCTCCTGGGAAGTCACATTGAACTCTGTGTCTTCTATATTAATTCTCATAGATTCCTGAAGTGGAACAAGAATCTGCATATAATCATGTGAATGTTCTCCCCGGCACTCATAGAACATTTGAATATTCATAGCCTGATCCATCATAATTTCCTCCTTATCACTCTCAAATCACTTTGCTGACATATTGTCCGATCACTGCCCTGCATGTTTCCATATGCTCTACCGACGGCGAAAGCAGGCCTTCCAGCTCATACGGCCGCCCTAATTTGCGGTAGGTATCGCTCCCAAGCCGATGGTACGGAAGCAGCTGCACATGGTCAAGATGTGTTAACTGTGCACAGAAATCTCCCATTCTGTTAAGCTCTTCTTTTGAGTCGTTGACCCCAGGTATCACTGGTATCCGAACAATCAGATCAAATTGTGTGCTGCAGTCATTGGTTCTCAAAAAGTTGTTAAGGATCAGCCTGTTATCTACGCCGCAGTATTTTTTATGTAAATCACTGTCCATAAACTTAAGGTCTGCAAACACTGTACGAACATGCCCCAGTATCGGTTCGACCGTTTTCCACGGTGCAAAAAGGGTTGTTTCAATTGCGGTGTCTATGCCTTCTTTCCTTGCCTGCTGTAGTAAACAGCGGGAGAACTCTGGCTGACACAGCATTTCGCCTCCGGAAACTGACAGGCCCCCTCCGGAATGAAAGTAAAACGGAATATCCTTTCGTATTTCCTTTAAGACTTGCTCTACTGTCATCTCCTGCCCATATGTCTTGGTTTCAGTCTCTTCCATCTGAAAATTTTGGCTCTCTGGTGTTGAACACCACGAACAGCGCAAAGGACATCCTTTTAGAAAAACTACTGTACGGAATCCATCTCCGTCATAGATAGAGCTTCTCTCCAACCGGAGAATCATACCCTTTTTATCTTTTCCTTCATAGTTTGTTTCCATAAGATTTCACAACCCTCCCTGAAAATATGAGATACATGATATCGCTTTACTTCATAACATAGCAAAACCCGTGCCAAACCACTTCATATTCACACTTCTGGGTACAACAAGTGGAAATCTGTAGTAAAAACCTTACGAATTGATCAAAAGCTTTTCCCGATGCCGGGGCTTAGAAATCTGTACTGGCACCTGCCTGCAAATTTATTTTGCACCAGTTCCATAGGCTGCAAACTATTTTGCACCGGATCTGCAAAACAACTTCCTACTCAAATGACAAAAGCGCATTTCTTTCTGCCTGCTTCTACCGAATACATCCAGCATATGTGAAATGCGCCCTTGTTTAATCAATCAATATTCGAATCAAGCCTCACATTATTTCTCAATTGTGACTCTAATTATTTTTCTGTATAGACACCTTCACGGATATATTTCTGGAGCTGTTCATCATTCATATGTCCGATATCAAGGTAATCCAAAGTATATTTGCTTTCTGCAATCAGGTCACGTTTGATCATAACATTGGCAAGATAGATCATGCTGTCAACAGTCGGTGTAGCCACACCGTATTTTTTACCTAACTGCTGGATCAGGTAGCAGCCTACCGGTACATCTTCTGTAATATAACGGTTCTCTAAGTCGAATGGTCCGTCACCATAGAAGTTTTCATATTTTTCTTCAAACGGCACTGCAAAGTCCGGTCCCATGTATTCTTTGCCGTACATTGTTGTCCGTGAGAAGAAGTCCTCATAATTAACAGTACATAAACCTACGTTCATTGCTTTGGCCAGGGCCTTTTCTTCCTCCCAGAACACTGCCTGCACTTCAGCGATGGCAGGGCAGAGAGCAAATCCGTAGAGAGAGTAGTTTTTCTTATCCTGTCCGAGTACTGTATCAAAGTTCTGCATAACTGCTGCTCCGAGAACAGTTCCTGGTACGTGGATGACAGGGTTTACATTGGAAAGGTTTACATCGATGACAGTCTCACCTGTAACGAATCCGTCTCCTGTGCGCACTGCGTCGAGAGCTGGTATGTAATTTGCGGATTCAATGAAGGCTTCTGTATCTGTATGAGGAAGCGCAGCACCGCGGATGGTTGTGATACGGTCTTCTACCTTACATTCATTCGTTGTCACTCCACCTCGTTTTACAATACGGACACCGTAAGGAGCTGTATACCATGCACCTACAATCACTTTTGTTGTACAATTCAGTTCACGCATGATTTTTCTGAAAATAAATGTACCACAGTTATCCGGTAGAATGTGGATTACCTGTCCGTCTTCCAGCAATGGGATCAATTCACGGAAAATAGGTTCATGAGCCATAGCTACTGTAGCGATCACGATGATACCTGCTCCCTTTACTGCCTCTGCCATATCTGTTGTGGCAAGGTCAACATGAGCTGTACCACGGCGTTCAAAGCCATAGTAGCTGAACTGGTTACCTGTCAATTTGATCCCTGTTCTCTCCATGTTGTTAAAGTTCTTTTTAAAGGCTTCCTGCTCCCAGATACGCACCTTTGCCCCTGCCAAAGCACAGTCACCTGCCATTGTTTTACCAACTCCGCCACAGCCAAGGATCGCGATCGGCTTATCCTTTAAATAACTCATATCCATTTGTTTTTCCTCCTTTAATTTTGTTTCCAGTGCATATAATTAACTTGATACATTTTCTATGAACCTAATTCATTGACTTAAGTTCATTGACTTGAATTCATTGTATTAATTTTTATCCAATTTGTAAAGCGTAAAAACAACCAAAATAAAAATATTTTCTTGTGCAAAACAGCAAAAAAACTGTGAACCAGATTTTTTGTTCTGATTCACAGCTTTCTCTTTCTCTCGATTTTATTTCTAATCATAACCCTAATTTTTTGCCATCATTCCAACTGTGGTGATCCTGACGGCGTCCGCGATCATATCCGCAAGACTGTTCCCCTGGTCATCCAGGCACCACATCACCTCAACGCCGACTAAAGTTGAAAGCAGCAGGTTTACATATCTGTCCGTGGGAATGTGGATATCCAGAACTTCCTGTTCTTTTCCCTTCTCTATGATCTTGTTCAGGCACTTCATCAAGTCACGGTCTTTACTGTAGAAATTATAGTCTGTAAAGGTAAAATAACTTGAGACAATGGCCTTGATGATCCCTTTGCCTCTCTTCTCATATTCTGTATAAGAGATCTTTACAAAATGAATCATCATATCCAGGAAATCTTCATCCTTAATCTGGGCAAATGCCTTATTATACATTTCATCGGACTGCTGAAACGTATAAAAGACAATGGCTTCCTTTGATTCAAAGTGGGTATAAAAGCTCCCCTTGGCAACATCGGCGTAACTGGTGATATCTTCGATGCTGGTATTATGAAATCCTTTCTCATTGATCACAGTGACCGCCGCATTATATATTTTGTTTTTTGTCTCCAGCGCCTGAAGCTGGCGGTTTGTCAGCTTGGAGCCGTTTTCTTCTTCCAACTGGCTGTTCATCTTTGACATATCTCTCAAATGCCTCACTTCTTAAATTCTTCTATTGTTGACAGTACATTGTTGAACTATGGATATCATTCAGCATCCTGACTGTACCCATAACATTTCATAAGATAAGGGTCCAGCCGGTAAAAGTCCTTAATATGATCACAGATCAGCCTGGCCGCTTCCTTAAGATCCGCATTGCGGATGGACTCAATGATCGGTACGTGGTGGTGGATCTGGATCAGGCTGTCCTCAATATCCGTATACTTTGAGATCTGTATCAAATGAACCTGCTGGTATATGGCATATTGCTGTTTATACAGATGGGAATTCCCTGATACTCTGGATATCTCCAGGTGGAAATCGTTGTCAGCCTTAATACGGCCATAGATATCACCTTTCACAGCTGCCTCCTCACAGACATCGGCCAGACGGCAGAGCTGCTCAAAATCCGCCGCACTGCCATAATAAGCCGCCAGCTGGGCGGATAGGATATCCTGGGACAGCCGGATCGTTCCGATCTCTCTCACTTCCTCATCGGTGAACTGAGCCACTGCCGCTCCTCGGTTCGTACCGATCTTTACCAATCCCTCCGCAGCCAGTCTGCGCAGTGCGTCATGCACCGGAGTCCTGCTGATGGATAACCTCTCGGATATCTGCGGTTCAGAAATCTTGATCCCTGGCAGGAATTCCATGTGAAAAATCATATCTTTAATCTTCTCATAGGCTATTTCACTTTGCGAACTTATAGTAGCACCTCCTTATATACATTCTTAAGCTTAAGTATACACCTCAAAATTTTACATATCAAATTATTTCTGTTATACATCTTTACCAAATTTTCAGCTTAAAGATTATTTATATTCATCATTGACAATTTGAATCTCATAATCTATTCTGTATGTAATCACTTAAATTGCATGCATTTCAAACTTATACATGCATTATTTTAACATTAAATTCCTGTTACACAGGGCCAAGGAACTGTCAATATTACTATTTTTTAATAATGATTCACAAGGAGGTAATCTATAATGTCCAAAAAAATCGCATTGATGGATGGAAACCAGGCTGCTGCATATATTTCATATGCCTTTACCGAGGTTGCCGGAATCTTTCCTATCACCCCATCCTCACCGATGGCCGAGTTCGTAGACGAATGGGCTGCCAATGGTAAAAAGAACCTCTTCGGCCAGCCGGTTGAAGTGGTGGAAATGCAGTCTGAAGGCGGTGCTGCCGGTACAGTCCACGGTTCCCTTCAGTCTGGAGCCCTGACAACGACTTACACCGCTTCCCAGGGACTGCTCCTGATGATCCCGAATATGTATAAGATCGCCGGAGAAATGCTTCCGAGTGTATTCCATGTTTCCGCACGTACGCTTTCCGCCCATGCGCTTTCTATTTTCGGTGACCATTCCGATGTTATGGGCGTCAGAAGTACAGGTTTCGGAATGCTGGCATCCTCTTCTCCTCAGGAAGTTATGGATTTAGGCGCAGTTGCACATCTGGCTACGATCCACTGCAGAATGCCGATCCTGCATTTCTTTGACGGATTCAGAACATCCCACGAAATTCAGAAGATTGACGCACTTGACTATGAAGACCTCCGCCCGTTGGTTGATATGGATGCGTTAAAGGCATTCCGCCAGAATTCCCTGAATCCAGAACACCCGGCAACAAGAGGAACCACCGTAAACCCGGATATCTTCTTCCAGTGCCGTGAAGCTCTGAACACAAAGCTTGCTCAGATGCCGGATGCCATTGAACACTATATGCAGGAGATCAACAAGCTGACCGGCCGTGACTATCATCTATACAATTATTACGGAGCACCGGATGCAGAACGCATCATTATCTTGATGGGCTCCGGCGCAGAGACGGCTAAGGAAGCCATTGATTATCTGAACGCAAACGGAGAAAAGGTTGGAATGATCAATGCCCACCTGTACCGCCCCTTTGCAGCAGATTATTTCCTGAAGGCAATCCCAAAATCAGTGAAAAAGATTGCTGTTCTGGACAGGACAAAAGAACCCGGAGCCATGGGTGAGCCGCTGTACCAGGACGTCTGTACAATCTTTAAGGAAGAGGACATCCCGATGACCATCGTCGGAGGACGCTACGGCCTCAGTTCAAAAGACACCACACCTGCACAGATACTGGCCGTTTATGAGAATCTGAAACAGGATAAACCGAAAAACAACTTTACCGTTGGAATCGTGGATGATGTGACTTTCACTTCCCTACCAGTTCCAGAAGAAATCGATACAACTCCGGAAGGCGAGACCAGTGCGGAGTTCTGGGGCATGGGATCAGACGGAACCGTCGGAGCCAATAAGAACTCCATTAAGATCATCGGTAATTCCACAGACCTGTACTGCCAGGCATATTTCGTATATGACTCCAAAAAATCAGGCGGACTTACACAGTCTCACCTGCGTTTCGGAAAGAACCCGATTAGATCACCTTATCTGATCCAGGCAGCCGACTTTGTGGCCTGCCACAATCCTTCCTATGTGGATAAATACGACATGGTACATAACTTAAAGGATGGAGGAACCTTCCTACTGAACTGCGGATGGGATCTTGAAGGGCTTGAGAAAAACCTTCCTGCGTCCATGAAACGCTCTCTCGCAGAAAAACATGCGAAATTCTATACCATTGATGCCATCAGTATCGCCCGTGACCTGGGACTCAGAAACAGGACCAATACAATTTTACAGGCCTCTTTCTTTAAACTTTCCGGTGTCATTCCGATTGATAAGGCTGTGACTGAGATGAAGGATGCGATTTATAAATCCTACTTTAAGAAAAAAGGCCAGGCAATCGTTGATATGAACACCGCTTCCATTGAACACGGTATTAATGAGCTCAATGAGATCCAGATCCCTGAAAGCTGGCTTACAGCACAGGATGAGGCTGTCGAAAAGAACGTACCGGAATTTATCAAAGAGATTGTAGAACCAATGAACCGCCAGGAAGGGGATGTCCTCACTGTTTCCCAGATGGTGAAATACGGTCTGGAAGACGGAACATGGCCTGCTGCCACATCCAAATACGAAAAACGCGGTGCTGCAGTAGAGGTTCCTCAGTGGGAAGCTGAAAAATGTATTCAGTGTAACCAGTGCTCTCTCGTATGTCCGCACGCTGCGATCCGCCCAATCCTTGTCACAGATGCGGAAAAGGCTTTAGCTCCCCATGGATTTGAGACAAAGAAAGCCATTGGAAAAGGACTTGAAAGCTATCAGTTCCGTATTCAGGTATCTCCGTATGACTGTACCGGATGCGGAAGCTGTGTGAATGTCTGCCCGTCAAAGGAAAAGGCTCTTGTTATGAAACCGTTAGACAGCCAGCTTAAAGAAGCAGACAGCTGGACCTATGCGGTTGAGGAAGTGGAGATCAAAAAGGATGCAGTCAACAGCTGTTCTATCAAAAACTGCCAGTTCGCAAAACCTTATTTTGAATTTTCCGGTGCATG
Coding sequences within:
- a CDS encoding GntR family transcriptional regulator, which translates into the protein MIFHMEFLPGIKISEPQISERLSISRTPVHDALRRLAAEGLVKIGTNRGAAVAQFTDEEVREIGTIRLSQDILSAQLAAYYGSAADFEQLCRLADVCEEAAVKGDIYGRIKADNDFHLEISRVSGNSHLYKQQYAIYQQVHLIQISKYTDIEDSLIQIHHHVPIIESIRNADLKEAARLICDHIKDFYRLDPYLMKCYGYSQDAE
- the nifJ gene encoding pyruvate:ferredoxin (flavodoxin) oxidoreductase → MSKKIALMDGNQAAAYISYAFTEVAGIFPITPSSPMAEFVDEWAANGKKNLFGQPVEVVEMQSEGGAAGTVHGSLQSGALTTTYTASQGLLLMIPNMYKIAGEMLPSVFHVSARTLSAHALSIFGDHSDVMGVRSTGFGMLASSSPQEVMDLGAVAHLATIHCRMPILHFFDGFRTSHEIQKIDALDYEDLRPLVDMDALKAFRQNSLNPEHPATRGTTVNPDIFFQCREALNTKLAQMPDAIEHYMQEINKLTGRDYHLYNYYGAPDAERIIILMGSGAETAKEAIDYLNANGEKVGMINAHLYRPFAADYFLKAIPKSVKKIAVLDRTKEPGAMGEPLYQDVCTIFKEEDIPMTIVGGRYGLSSKDTTPAQILAVYENLKQDKPKNNFTVGIVDDVTFTSLPVPEEIDTTPEGETSAEFWGMGSDGTVGANKNSIKIIGNSTDLYCQAYFVYDSKKSGGLTQSHLRFGKNPIRSPYLIQAADFVACHNPSYVDKYDMVHNLKDGGTFLLNCGWDLEGLEKNLPASMKRSLAEKHAKFYTIDAISIARDLGLRNRTNTILQASFFKLSGVIPIDKAVTEMKDAIYKSYFKKKGQAIVDMNTASIEHGINELNEIQIPESWLTAQDEAVEKNVPEFIKEIVEPMNRQEGDVLTVSQMVKYGLEDGTWPAATSKYEKRGAAVEVPQWEAEKCIQCNQCSLVCPHAAIRPILVTDAEKALAPHGFETKKAIGKGLESYQFRIQVSPYDCTGCGSCVNVCPSKEKALVMKPLDSQLKEADSWTYAVEEVEIKKDAVNSCSIKNCQFAKPYFEFSGACAGCGETPYIKLVSQLFGERMYITNASGCSSAYGGSTPSSPYCVDKKGCGPAWAMSLFEDNAEYAYGYLLGQEAIKNQLKDKVQTLMEQGVAADACRKYLEKGKDPEVTREVCDELLSAIQDNNSEEAQFIRDNKEFLTKKSVWAFGGDGWAYDIGYGGLDHVLASGKDINVLVLDTEVYSNTGGQASKSTAASAIAKFAASGKDTKKKDLGMMAMSYGYVYVAQVALGGNPNQTLKAIREAEAYDGPSLIICYCPCIEHHMKASMGQSIMEEKKAVDAGYWHLYRYNPDLKKDGKNPFILDSKKPTGDFQEFLMGESRYASLKLAFPEKAQELYDKAERDAMERYESYLAMADNQ